The genomic segment TTGAGAAACAGCCAGCTGCTCTGCAAAAACGTACAACAATGTAGACAAAATGAGTCCTGTTACCAAACCGAACAAAAGCGCCGCCTTATAAATGCGCTGCGCTTCCTGCTGGCGGCCGAGCGCGTAACGCTCGGATACCATTTTGCTAATGGCGCTTGGGATACCGCCTGTTGCTACAATAAGTAAAGTTAAATATAAATTGTTGGAGACGGTAAAGCTCGCCAAGCCTTCTTTGCTCAGCATATGCTCCAGCGGCACACGCTGGAAAATACCGAGCATACGGGCAACCAGCGCAGCCATAGCTAAAATAAGCGTTCCTTTAATAAGTGAATCTTTCTTCATAGCGGGTATGTCTCTCTTTCGAATGCAGGATTATGGTTTCACGATCGGTTCAAGCGGCTGGTGATTGCCACGGAATGGGACACCGGCATTTGAGGGCTTCGCCCAATGAACCGCATTTTTGATTACTTGGAGCACTTGTTCGTTGTAATACGTCGGGTGCGTTTCATGACCGGGACGGAAGTAAAAAATCTTACCTTGGCCGCGATAGAAGGTGCACCCGCTGCGGAACACCTCGCCGCCCTCGAACCAGCTCAAGAAGATAAGCTCATCCGGTGCGGGAATATCGAAATGCTCGCCGTACATTTCCTCATGATCGATGGTAATGTACTCAGGCAATCCAGCAGCAATCGGATGGGCTGGATTAACGGTCCAGATCCTTTCCTTCTCGCCTGCTTCGCGCCATTTTAGATCACAGGTAGTGCCCATCAATTTTTTGAAAATTTTCGAAAA from the Paenibacillus sp. BIHB 4019 genome contains:
- a CDS encoding ThuA domain-containing protein, giving the protein MIKVTVWNEFLHEKVHEEVQRIYPDGIHNALAAGIATDSFEIATATLDQPEHGLTEERLNNTDVLIWWGHMGHDQVDDAIVERVHGRVMQGMGLIVLHSGHFSKIFKKLMGTTCDLKWREAGEKERIWTVNPAHPIAAGLPEYITIDHEEMYGEHFDIPAPDELIFLSWFEGGEVFRSGCTFYRGQGKIFYFRPGHETHPTYYNEQVLQVIKNAVHWAKPSNAGVPFRGNHQPLEPIVKP